The Cydia splendana chromosome Z, ilCydSple1.2, whole genome shotgun sequence genome window below encodes:
- the LOC134804867 gene encoding beta carbonic anhydrase 1 isoform X1, whose translation MERILRGIMRYRVLDRSSMVKQFQQVKDNPVPKAVFYTCMDSRMIPTRFTETSVGDMFVVRNAGNLIPHSQHFVDEMTSCEPAALELGCIINDIRHIIVCGHSDCKAMNLLYKLKSKEESNTEQRRMSPLRSWLCNHGQTSLDKFIAMDGDFSKPMLFTAETPQTKFVAYIDPENKFSTEDKLSQVNTLQQLQNIASYGMLKSRLQKHDLHIHALWFDIFTGDIYYFSRRAKTFVVIDESTYETILAEVRRYYS comes from the exons atggAAAGGATTCTTCGAGGCATCATGAGATATCGTGTGTTGGACCGATCGAGCATGGTGAAACAGTTTCAACAAGTCAAAGACAATCCAGTG CCTAAAGCAGTATTCTACACATGCATGGACAGTCGAATGATTCCTACTAGATTTACGGAAACCAGTGTAGGCGACATGTTTGTTG TAAGAAACGCCGGTAATCTGATCCCTCACTCTCAGCACTTTGTAGACGAGATGACAAGCTGTGAACCGGCTGCGTTGGAACTTGGCTGCATAATTAACGACATAAGGCACATTATTGTGTGCGGTCATAGTGACTGTAAAGCTATGAATCTCTTATACAAGTTAAAAAGCAAAGAAGAGTCAAACACG GAACAAAGGAGAATGTCTCCCTTAAGATCTTGGTTGTGTAATCATGGGCAAACAAGCTTGGACAAATTCATCGCGATGGACGGCGATTTCTCAAAACCGATGTTGTTTACAGCTGAAACACCACAAACTAAATTTGTGGCATATATCGACCCTGAAAACAAATTTAGTACAGAAGACAAATTATCTCAG GTTAATACATTACAACAACTTCAAAATATTGCATCATATGGTATGTTGAAATCAAGACTGCAGAAACATGACTTGCATATTCACGCACTCTGGTTTGACATCTTCACCGGGGACATATACTACTTCAGCAGACGAGCCAAAACGTTTGTGGTCATCGATGAGTCTACCTATGAAACAATATTAGCTGAAGTAAGAAGATATTATTCGTGA
- the LOC134804867 gene encoding beta carbonic anhydrase 1 isoform X3, which produces MTSCEPAALELGCIINDIRHIIVCGHSDCKAMNLLYKLKSKEESNTEQRRMSPLRSWLCNHGQTSLDKFIAMDGDFSKPMLFTAETPQTKFVAYIDPENKFSTEDKLSQVNTLQQLQNIASYGMLKSRLQKHDLHIHALWFDIFTGDIYYFSRRAKTFVVIDESTYETILAEVRRYYS; this is translated from the exons ATGACAAGCTGTGAACCGGCTGCGTTGGAACTTGGCTGCATAATTAACGACATAAGGCACATTATTGTGTGCGGTCATAGTGACTGTAAAGCTATGAATCTCTTATACAAGTTAAAAAGCAAAGAAGAGTCAAACACG GAACAAAGGAGAATGTCTCCCTTAAGATCTTGGTTGTGTAATCATGGGCAAACAAGCTTGGACAAATTCATCGCGATGGACGGCGATTTCTCAAAACCGATGTTGTTTACAGCTGAAACACCACAAACTAAATTTGTGGCATATATCGACCCTGAAAACAAATTTAGTACAGAAGACAAATTATCTCAG GTTAATACATTACAACAACTTCAAAATATTGCATCATATGGTATGTTGAAATCAAGACTGCAGAAACATGACTTGCATATTCACGCACTCTGGTTTGACATCTTCACCGGGGACATATACTACTTCAGCAGACGAGCCAAAACGTTTGTGGTCATCGATGAGTCTACCTATGAAACAATATTAGCTGAAGTAAGAAGATATTATTCGTGA
- the LOC134804867 gene encoding beta carbonic anhydrase 1 isoform X2 translates to MERILRGIMRYRVLDRSSMVKQFQQVKDNPVPKAVFYTCMDSRMIPTRFTETSVGDMFVVRNAGNLIPHSQHFVDEMTSCEPAALELGCIINDIRHIIVCGHSDCKAMNLLYKLKSKEESNTEQRRMSPLRSWLCNHGQTSLDKFIAMDGDFSKPMLFTAETPQTKFVAYIDPENKFSTEDKLSQVNTLQQLQNIASYADEPKRLWSSMSLPMKQY, encoded by the exons atggAAAGGATTCTTCGAGGCATCATGAGATATCGTGTGTTGGACCGATCGAGCATGGTGAAACAGTTTCAACAAGTCAAAGACAATCCAGTG CCTAAAGCAGTATTCTACACATGCATGGACAGTCGAATGATTCCTACTAGATTTACGGAAACCAGTGTAGGCGACATGTTTGTTG TAAGAAACGCCGGTAATCTGATCCCTCACTCTCAGCACTTTGTAGACGAGATGACAAGCTGTGAACCGGCTGCGTTGGAACTTGGCTGCATAATTAACGACATAAGGCACATTATTGTGTGCGGTCATAGTGACTGTAAAGCTATGAATCTCTTATACAAGTTAAAAAGCAAAGAAGAGTCAAACACG GAACAAAGGAGAATGTCTCCCTTAAGATCTTGGTTGTGTAATCATGGGCAAACAAGCTTGGACAAATTCATCGCGATGGACGGCGATTTCTCAAAACCGATGTTGTTTACAGCTGAAACACCACAAACTAAATTTGTGGCATATATCGACCCTGAAAACAAATTTAGTACAGAAGACAAATTATCTCAG GTTAATACATTACAACAACTTCAAAATATTGCATCATATG CAGACGAGCCAAAACGTTTGTGGTCATCGATGAGTCTACCTATGAAACAATATTAG
- the LOC134804851 gene encoding serine/threonine-protein phosphatase 2A activator-like produces MNLECVIGDGKKMESHIVTSVPPNHRFQEPEKAVKTITDMAVWEKSEAYMEYTGFIATLNESIKSKPLSVDCKVNNNVMQLLHVLEEINDMIDQFPPVEQPQRFGNTAFRDWLDKVKSNTTTLLQKMMHESLHIAIAEIKAYLEESFGNATRIDYGTGHEMAFIMFLCCLYKIGFLQAEDNVATVFLVFNKYLNIARRLQKTYRMEPAGSHGVWSLDDYQFVPFIWGSAQLIDQPKIYPPVKFLEDDIIDKYAGEYMFLSCIKYIKEVKKGPFAEHSNQLWSISSVGSWAKINQGLIKMYKKEVLSKFPVVQHIMFGSLLPIRRFPLHQ; encoded by the coding sequence ATGAACTTGGAGTGTGTAATCGGTGATGGAAAAAAAATGGAAAGTCACATAGTTACATCCGTGCCCCCAAACCATCGCTTCCAAGAGCCAGAGAAGGCCGTTAAAACTATCACTGATATGGCTGTTTGGGAGAAATCTGAAGCATACATGGAATATACAGGATTTATTGCCACACTCAATGAATCTATCAAAAGCAAACCTTTATCAGTTGACTGCAAAGTGAACAACAATGTGATGCAACTATTACATGTCCTGGAAGAGATAAATGACATGATAGATCAGTTTCCACCTGTTGAGCAGCCTCAAAGATTTGGAAACACAGCTTTTAGGGATTGGCTTGATAAAGTCAAATCCAACACAACAACATTGCTACAAAAAATGATGCATGAATCCCTCCACATTGCCATAGCAGAAATCAAAGCTTACCTGGAGGAGAGTTTTGGCAATGCTACCAGGATCGATTATGGAACAGGTCATGAAATGGCTTTCATAATGTTTCTCTGTTGTTTATACAAAATAGGTTTTCTTCAAGCTGAAGATAATGTGGCAACTGTATTCCTGGTATTTAACAAGTACTTAAATATAGCGAGAAGATTGCAGAAAACATACAGAATGGAGCCGGCAGGCAGTCATGGTGTGTGGAGCTTAGATGACTACCAATTTGTGCCATTTATTTGGGGAAGCGCTCAGCTCATTGATCAGCCCAAGATATATCCTCCTGTCAAGTTTCTAGAGGATGACATCATTGATAAATATGCTGGTGAATACatgtttctttcttgcataaAGTACATAAAAGAAGTGAAGAAAGGCCCATTTGCAGAGCATTCTAACCAACTATGGAGCATAAGCTCCGTCGGCTCATGGGCAAAAATCAATCAAGGTTTGATTAAGATGTACAAAAAAGAAGTACTCAGCAAATTCCCTGTGGTGCAGCATATCATGTTCGGGTCTCTGCTCCCCATACGTCGGTTCCCCCTTCATCAGTAA